The Kitasatospora sp. NBC_00374 genome has a segment encoding these proteins:
- a CDS encoding LysR family transcriptional regulator has protein sequence MDVDLRDLELLDTVADTGSLTAAAEILYVSQPALSQRLTRMEERLGVQLFDRQGRRLVPNAAGRRMLVAARQIIAELGSATRDVREMRDGRDRRVRLAVQCSTTFQWLPPVIHGFRERCPDTEVRIESIPCDGLITALLENRLDVALITKADPQTDRVDLVRLFEDEMVAVVPAAHPWAARPHLTARDFDDSRLVLYDLYDQSRIPATPLPIPHGARPARITTMPVITDLVIEMVASGQGATVLPGWVAAPYVASHGLALVRIGAEPMTRTWYCATRPGTRPALVQALVEELTDRLRRPAAVSS, from the coding sequence ATGGATGTCGATCTGCGCGACCTCGAACTGCTCGACACGGTGGCCGACACCGGCTCGCTCACCGCCGCCGCCGAGATCCTCTACGTCAGCCAGCCCGCCCTGAGCCAGCGGCTGACCAGGATGGAGGAGCGGCTGGGCGTCCAGCTCTTCGACCGCCAGGGGCGCCGCCTGGTGCCCAACGCGGCAGGCCGGCGGATGCTGGTGGCGGCCCGTCAGATCATCGCCGAGCTCGGCTCGGCCACCCGCGACGTGCGGGAGATGCGGGACGGCCGGGACCGCCGGGTCCGGCTCGCCGTCCAGTGCAGCACCACCTTCCAGTGGCTGCCGCCGGTCATCCACGGCTTCCGCGAGCGCTGCCCCGACACCGAGGTGCGGATCGAGTCGATCCCCTGCGACGGCCTGATCACCGCCCTGCTGGAGAACAGGCTGGACGTCGCGCTGATCACCAAGGCGGACCCGCAGACGGACCGGGTCGACCTGGTCCGGCTGTTCGAGGACGAGATGGTGGCCGTGGTCCCGGCCGCGCACCCGTGGGCGGCCCGCCCGCACCTCACCGCTCGGGACTTCGACGACTCCCGGCTGGTCCTCTACGACCTCTACGACCAGAGTCGGATCCCCGCCACCCCGCTCCCGATCCCGCACGGCGCCCGGCCCGCCCGGATCACCACCATGCCGGTCATCACCGACCTGGTGATCGAGATGGTGGCGAGCGGCCAGGGCGCCACCGTCCTGCCCGGCTGGGTCGCCGCGCCGTACGTCGCCTCGCACGGCCTGGCCCTGGTCCGGATCGGCGCCGAGCCGATGACCCGGACCTGGTACTGCGCCACCCGCCCCGGCACCCGGCCCGCCCTGGTCCAGGCGCTGGTGGAGGAGCTCACGGACCGGCTGCGCAGGCCCGCCGCCGTCAGCTCCTGA
- a CDS encoding SDR family NAD(P)-dependent oxidoreductase gives MSAPTTTTAATTAIVTGSSSGIGLDIARGFLAQGANVVLNGRDPERLAKAAALLGQPDRVAEVPGGTGTAATGEALVRAAVERFGRVDVLVNNAGTFAAKPFTDVTEEELDGFLTGNLKGTYLTTQAVVRQLRRQGDGGSVVNIGTVLVEHAIGGFPASAPLVTKGGVHALTVSLSAELAAEGIRVNLVAPGIIRTPLHAGSDVDAFGGLALLDRVGEVSEITDAVLYLAGAAFTTGHVLRVDGGYVTGRS, from the coding sequence ATGTCCGCACCCACCACCACCACCGCCGCCACCACCGCCATCGTGACCGGCTCGTCCAGCGGCATCGGCCTGGACATAGCCCGCGGATTCCTGGCACAGGGCGCCAACGTGGTGCTCAACGGCCGCGACCCCGAGCGGCTCGCCAAGGCCGCCGCCCTGCTCGGGCAGCCGGACCGGGTCGCCGAGGTCCCCGGCGGCACCGGCACCGCGGCCACCGGGGAGGCCCTGGTCCGCGCGGCGGTCGAGCGCTTCGGCCGGGTCGACGTCCTGGTCAACAACGCCGGCACGTTCGCCGCAAAGCCGTTCACCGACGTCACCGAGGAGGAGCTGGACGGCTTCCTGACCGGCAACCTCAAGGGCACCTACCTGACCACCCAGGCCGTGGTGCGGCAGCTGCGCCGTCAGGGCGACGGCGGCAGCGTGGTCAACATCGGCACCGTCCTGGTGGAGCACGCCATCGGCGGTTTCCCGGCTTCGGCGCCGCTGGTCACCAAGGGAGGCGTGCACGCCCTGACCGTCAGCCTCTCCGCCGAGCTCGCCGCCGAGGGCATCCGGGTCAACCTGGTCGCCCCGGGCATCATCCGGACCCCGCTGCACGCGGGCTCCGACGTCGACGCGTTCGGCGGCCTCGCCCTGCTCGACCGGGTCGGCGAGGTCTCCGAGATCACCGACGCGGTGCTGTACCTGGCGGGCGCGGCCTTCACCACCGGGCACGTGCTGCGGGTCGACGGCGGCTACGTCACCGGCCGGTCCTGA
- a CDS encoding 4-oxalocrotonate tautomerase family protein, translating to MPYVNVRITREGATPAQQAAIIKGVTDLLVEVLDKDRATTFVVIDEVEPVNWGVGGLPVPEYRNRPR from the coding sequence ATGCCGTACGTGAATGTCCGGATCACCCGCGAGGGCGCCACGCCCGCGCAGCAGGCCGCGATCATCAAGGGGGTGACCGATCTGCTGGTGGAGGTACTCGACAAGGACCGGGCCACCACCTTCGTGGTCATCGACGAGGTCGAGCCCGTGAACTGGGGAGTGGGCGGGCTGCCGGTGCCGGAGTACCGTAACCGGCCCCGCTGA
- a CDS encoding error-prone DNA polymerase — protein sequence MGFTSHPSLPWSELQRRMTGPAGGKVLPLRRPGPPSHPEPRLPEPPHGAVPWAELHTHSAFSFLDGASDPETLAEEAARLGIETLGLTDHDGLYGVVRLAAAAKETGLATVFGAELTLGPDEHLLVLARDPAGYRRLSAAISTAQLRGGAKNHPVYEFAELAAAHDGHWAVLTGCRKGRVRTALAERGDEAAAAELHKLREAFGRGNVFVELTDQRLPGDDPRNDRLAALAARTGLPLVASNNVHHAGPAQARLAQSLAALHDRRTLQDAAGWTFAAGTAHLRSGREMAARLARFPGVREATVELGRACAFDFGGLAPELPGFPVPDGRTEAGHLRALVVETGPARFGADNRPALDQLARELDVIEQLDLAGYFLIVHDIVEFCREQDIWCQGRGSAANSAVCYALGITSVDPVHYGLLFERFLSMERDGPPDIDLDIENRRREEVIQYVYRRYGREHAAQVANVITYRPRLALRDAARVLGYPMGQVEAFTRQVDFHSTPGPDAVIPADVLDLGLQLHGLPRHLGIHSGGMVLTRDPIGEVCPVEWARMPGRSVLQWDKESTAGAGLVKIDLLGLGMLSALHDACDLIAEHHGDRYDLAGIPDDDPQVYEMLCRADTVGLFQVESRAQMATLPRLRPRRFYDLVVEVALIRPGPIQGGSVHPYLRRRDGVEAPDCPHPLMEKSLGKTLGVPLFQEQMMQLAIDCAGFSPAEADRLRQAMGAKRSHQRVAELRTRLLEGMAERGIPAEVAEDVYTKIEAFSNYGFPESHAISFAYLVYISAWLKYHYPAAFTCALLANQPMGFYSPLSLIADVRRHGVRVRGVDANASAAGPTLEPEPEPSAPPPLTAGKPQPAIRLGLATVRGLGLPQAEAVAAGQPYADLEDFARRSALPAPLLEALATAGAFGCFGLSRRQALWMAGVYATTGPDTIPGTTPGTTAPPLPRMSPVEETIADLWATGSSATSHPMQHLRDVLRRAGALTAAELHATPPHTQVMVGGLVTHRQRPPTAGGVLFLSLEDETGLINVICSRPVWESQRRTALDRAGLLVHGQVERDHGATNLVATRLVPLRIGV from the coding sequence ATGGGCTTCACCAGCCACCCCTCGCTCCCCTGGAGCGAACTGCAGCGCCGGATGACCGGCCCGGCAGGCGGCAAGGTGCTGCCCCTGCGCAGACCCGGCCCGCCGAGCCACCCGGAGCCCCGCCTCCCGGAGCCGCCCCACGGCGCCGTCCCGTGGGCCGAGCTGCACACCCACTCCGCCTTCAGCTTCCTGGACGGCGCCAGCGACCCGGAGACGCTGGCCGAGGAGGCCGCCCGGCTCGGCATCGAGACCCTCGGCCTGACCGACCACGACGGCCTCTACGGGGTGGTCCGGCTGGCCGCCGCCGCCAAGGAGACCGGCCTCGCCACCGTCTTCGGCGCGGAGCTCACGCTCGGCCCCGACGAACACCTGCTGGTGCTCGCCCGCGACCCGGCCGGCTACCGCAGGCTGTCCGCCGCGATCAGCACCGCCCAGCTCAGGGGCGGCGCCAAGAACCACCCGGTGTACGAGTTCGCCGAACTCGCCGCGGCCCACGACGGCCACTGGGCCGTCCTCACCGGCTGCCGCAAAGGGCGGGTCAGGACCGCCCTGGCCGAACGCGGGGACGAGGCCGCGGCGGCCGAACTCCACAAGCTGCGGGAGGCGTTCGGCCGGGGCAACGTCTTCGTCGAACTGACCGACCAGCGGCTGCCCGGCGACGACCCCCGCAACGACCGCCTCGCCGCCCTCGCCGCCCGGACCGGACTGCCGCTGGTCGCCTCCAACAACGTCCACCACGCCGGCCCCGCCCAGGCCCGGCTCGCCCAGAGCCTGGCCGCCCTGCACGACCGCCGCACCCTGCAGGACGCGGCCGGCTGGACCTTCGCCGCCGGCACCGCCCACCTGCGCTCCGGCCGCGAGATGGCGGCCCGGCTGGCCCGCTTCCCGGGCGTCCGGGAGGCCACCGTCGAGCTCGGCCGGGCCTGCGCTTTCGACTTCGGCGGCCTCGCCCCCGAACTCCCCGGCTTCCCCGTCCCCGACGGACGTACCGAGGCCGGCCACCTGCGCGCCCTGGTGGTCGAGACCGGCCCCGCCCGCTTCGGCGCCGACAACCGGCCCGCCCTCGACCAGCTCGCCCGCGAACTCGACGTCATCGAACAGCTCGACCTGGCCGGGTACTTCCTCATCGTCCACGACATCGTCGAGTTCTGCCGGGAGCAGGACATCTGGTGCCAGGGCCGCGGCTCGGCCGCCAACTCCGCAGTCTGCTACGCCCTCGGGATCACCTCGGTCGACCCGGTCCACTACGGTCTGCTGTTCGAGCGCTTCCTCAGCATGGAGCGCGACGGGCCGCCCGACATCGACCTGGACATCGAGAACCGCCGCCGCGAGGAGGTCATCCAGTACGTCTACCGCCGCTACGGGCGCGAACACGCCGCCCAGGTCGCCAATGTGATCACCTACCGGCCCCGGCTGGCCCTGCGCGACGCCGCCCGGGTGCTCGGCTACCCGATGGGCCAGGTCGAGGCCTTCACCCGGCAGGTCGACTTCCACTCCACCCCCGGGCCGGACGCCGTCATCCCCGCCGACGTCCTCGACCTGGGACTCCAACTGCACGGCCTGCCCAGGCACCTGGGCATCCACTCCGGCGGGATGGTGCTCACCCGGGACCCGATCGGCGAGGTCTGCCCGGTCGAGTGGGCCCGGATGCCCGGCCGCTCCGTCCTCCAGTGGGACAAGGAGTCCACCGCCGGCGCCGGACTGGTCAAGATCGACCTGCTCGGCCTCGGCATGCTCTCCGCCCTGCACGACGCCTGCGACCTGATCGCCGAACACCACGGCGACCGGTACGACCTGGCCGGCATCCCCGACGACGACCCGCAGGTCTACGAGATGCTCTGCCGCGCCGACACCGTCGGCCTCTTCCAGGTCGAGTCCCGGGCCCAGATGGCCACCCTGCCCCGGCTGCGGCCGCGGAGGTTCTACGACCTGGTGGTGGAGGTCGCCCTGATCCGCCCCGGCCCGATCCAGGGCGGCTCGGTCCACCCCTACCTGCGCCGCCGGGACGGGGTCGAGGCCCCCGACTGCCCGCACCCGCTGATGGAGAAGTCCCTCGGCAAGACCCTCGGGGTGCCGCTGTTCCAGGAGCAGATGATGCAACTCGCCATCGACTGCGCCGGATTCAGCCCCGCCGAGGCCGACCGGCTGCGCCAGGCGATGGGTGCCAAGCGCTCCCACCAGCGGGTCGCCGAGCTGCGCACCCGGCTGCTGGAGGGGATGGCGGAGCGCGGCATCCCGGCGGAGGTCGCCGAGGACGTCTACACCAAGATCGAGGCCTTCTCCAACTACGGCTTCCCGGAGAGCCACGCGATCAGCTTCGCCTACCTGGTGTACATCAGCGCCTGGCTCAAGTACCACTACCCGGCGGCCTTCACCTGTGCCCTGCTGGCCAACCAGCCGATGGGCTTCTACTCCCCGCTCAGCCTGATCGCCGACGTCCGCCGGCACGGGGTGCGGGTGCGCGGGGTCGACGCCAACGCCAGCGCCGCCGGGCCGACGCTGGAGCCCGAGCCGGAGCCGTCGGCCCCGCCGCCGCTCACCGCGGGCAAGCCGCAGCCGGCCATCCGGCTGGGCCTGGCCACCGTCCGGGGGCTCGGCCTGCCGCAGGCCGAGGCGGTCGCCGCCGGGCAGCCGTACGCGGACCTGGAGGACTTCGCCCGCCGCAGCGCGCTGCCCGCGCCGCTGCTGGAGGCGCTGGCCACCGCCGGGGCCTTCGGCTGCTTCGGCCTGAGCCGGCGCCAGGCGCTGTGGATGGCCGGCGTGTACGCCACCACGGGCCCGGACACCATCCCCGGTACGACCCCGGGCACCACCGCGCCCCCGCTGCCCCGGATGAGCCCGGTCGAGGAGACCATCGCCGACCTGTGGGCCACCGGCTCCTCCGCGACCAGCCACCCGATGCAGCACCTGCGCGACGTCCTGCGCCGGGCGGGCGCGCTCACCGCCGCCGAACTGCACGCCACCCCGCCGCACACCCAGGTGATGGTCGGCGGTCTGGTGACCCACCGCCAGCGGCCGCCGACGGCGGGCGGGGTGCTCTTCCTCAGCCTGGAGGACGAGACCGGCCTGATCAACGTGATCTGCAGCCGCCCGGTCTGGGAGTCGCAGCGCCGTACCGCCCTCGACCGGGCCGGCCTGCTGGTGCACGGCCAGGTCGAACGCGACCACGGCGCCACCAACCTGGTCGCCACCCGCCTGGTCCCGCTGCGGATCGGGGTCTGA
- a CDS encoding precorrin-3B C(17)-methyltransferase, whose translation MKIFGGTRRAVAAALLLVLATGCGSTVTDQRAGTRTGNSQRPHPTDSPAPVAFCPPPEAGPAPSPCISYSEAQRYADNHAYRQEMPLSESARADNQPRVQALEAALRRLAGAPLTEDGLRRATAEATGARPAAVHVELWSDGSYARVVVEAGSGCVQGTVRNGEVTAETTGPIADGGCVPAVGH comes from the coding sequence ATGAAGATCTTCGGGGGAACACGCCGGGCCGTCGCGGCCGCCCTGCTGCTGGTCCTGGCCACCGGCTGCGGCAGCACCGTCACCGACCAGCGGGCCGGCACCCGCACCGGGAACAGCCAGCGCCCGCACCCCACCGACAGCCCCGCACCCGTCGCCTTCTGCCCGCCCCCGGAGGCCGGCCCCGCGCCGTCCCCGTGCATCTCCTACAGCGAGGCGCAGCGGTACGCCGACAACCACGCGTACCGGCAGGAGATGCCGCTCTCCGAGTCCGCCCGGGCCGACAACCAGCCGCGCGTCCAGGCCCTGGAGGCGGCCCTGAGGAGGCTCGCGGGCGCCCCGCTGACCGAGGACGGCCTGCGGCGCGCCACCGCCGAGGCCACCGGTGCCCGGCCGGCCGCCGTGCACGTCGAGCTGTGGAGCGACGGCAGCTACGCCCGGGTCGTGGTGGAGGCGGGCAGCGGCTGTGTGCAGGGCACCGTCCGGAACGGCGAGGTCACCGCCGAGACCACCGGCCCCATCGCCGACGGCGGCTGCGTCCCGGCCGTCGGCCACTGA
- a CDS encoding HAD family hydrolase: protein MIRAVVFDVGECLVDETREYGTWADWLGVPRHTFVAQFGAVVAQGRDYRETFQVFRPGFDLDEQRAARAAAGQPEWFGEGDLYPDVRPALAGLRAAGLWLGIAGNQTVRAGRILRGLFEDDVDLIGTSDDWGAGKPEAGFFRRVAEATPFEVGETLYVGDRLDNDIRPAAAAGMLTALVRRGPWGWIQQHDPAAAAATFRIDSLGELPVRIAEFNAAAR, encoded by the coding sequence ATGATTCGTGCGGTGGTGTTCGACGTCGGTGAATGCCTGGTGGACGAGACCCGCGAGTACGGGACCTGGGCGGACTGGCTCGGGGTGCCGCGGCACACGTTCGTCGCTCAGTTCGGGGCCGTCGTCGCGCAGGGCCGGGACTACCGGGAGACGTTCCAGGTGTTCCGGCCGGGCTTCGACCTGGACGAGCAGCGGGCGGCCCGGGCGGCGGCCGGGCAGCCGGAGTGGTTCGGTGAGGGCGATCTGTATCCGGACGTGCGGCCGGCGCTGGCCGGGCTGCGGGCGGCCGGGCTGTGGCTCGGCATCGCGGGGAACCAGACCGTGCGGGCCGGGCGGATCCTGCGCGGGCTGTTCGAGGACGACGTCGACCTGATCGGCACCTCGGACGACTGGGGGGCGGGCAAGCCGGAGGCGGGGTTCTTCCGACGGGTCGCCGAGGCCACCCCGTTCGAGGTCGGCGAGACCCTGTACGTCGGCGACCGGCTCGACAACGACATCCGGCCGGCCGCCGCGGCGGGCATGCTCACCGCACTGGTCCGGCGCGGGCCCTGGGGGTGGATCCAGCAGCACGACCCGGCCGCCGCGGCGGCCACCTTCCGGATCGACTCCCTCGGTGAACTTCCCGTCCGGATAGCCGAGTTCAACGCTGCAGCGCGCTGA